TTGGCTTTGGCAGCCTGAGCGTTGATGGCGCCGAGACCGGCGACGGCCGCCAGCAACACGATGACGGCTTTCTTGCTCAACAATGACATTCGAATCTCCGAGGGATGGGCGCGCTAGGCGGGCGATCATCCCACGCAGCGCGCCGTCACTCCAGCGCGGTTCGTCAGGGCTACTGGGGTTGCTGTTGCTTCGCCACAGGCTTGGCCAGTAACTGGCGGGTCACGCCGAGCATGGCGACAGAGACGGCAACCCCCACGGCGAACCCGCTGAGCCCCATCGTCGGCAGGGTCAATGCCGACACCAGACAAAACGCCGAAAACGAATACATTCCCGTGGCAGTGGCTCTGAGCAATGCCGCGGTAAATGCTGCGCCGCGCGTCTGCTGGGAAAACACCGCCATGACGCTGCCGAGCACCGGGAATACTGCCAGCAGGCCGCTCCAGCGCGCGCCCACGGAGCTCGCCACCAGAGTGACCACCAGCGTCAACGCGGCTCCGGCAATCATCCGCCAGATCAGTTTGTCCGACTTCGGCGTCGGGCTGTTGAGCAGCGGTTGCACTTTCGGAAACAGGTAAGGTGAGGACAGCAAGGCGATCGCCGCAATGATCACGGAGAACGGCAGCGATGCGGGAATCAGCGACAACAGCAGCGCCAGTGCCGCCCAGACCGCCATCGAAACGGCCAGCGCCCATGGCCAGTTGGCCCGCTGCGCAATCTGCGCGTAGGTAATGCAGAAGGCAATCATGGCGAACATTGCCGACAACGCGGCCACCGCCGATTGCGCTGCAAACGCCGGACCTTGCTCAACGGCGAGGAAAAACAGAATCGGCCCCACCACCACCGGCAACCCCGACAGCCACCCAGCCACGCTTGGCCCCCAACGTTTGCCGGCGAGGGAAATCAGCAGCAGGAAACCGGGGATCAGCAGAAGTTTGAGGATCAGCACGCAGGTGTCTCCGTCACAGGGGTGCGGCCACGTTAGCATTGCCGAGCAGACAATGCTGCCAATGTGTGCAAATATTGTATACAAAAACTTGAGATAGCTTTGCCAGCTATGCTCTGCTGATCCGAGCCGTTTGGAATCGTTGCCGCCATGAATAGAACACGAAAGGTAATGCGCGGATGTTGCGGAATCGGTCTGTGGGCACTGCTGCTTACGCCAACCTGGGCCAATTGGCAGGACGCGGTGCCCGGCGCGCAGATTATCGGCAGCGGCGACTTCAGTGTGTTTGGTTTCGATGTGTACAACGCACGCTTGTGGAGCGCCGCGCGACCGCTGGCCGAGGATCAGCCCTTTGCTCTGGAATTGATCTATCGCCGCCGCATCACTCGCGAAGATCTGGTCCAGGCCAGCGTCGATGAAATCAAACGCTTGGGCGGCACCAAGGTCAGCCCTGCGCAATTGGCCGGTTGGCAGCAACAGATGCGCCAGTCGTTTGTGGATGTGCAGGCAGGCACGCGGATCACAGGTGTATATCTGCCGGGGCAGGGCGCCCGTTTTTTTGTCGGTCAGCAGTTGCAGCATGAAATCGATGATCCACAGTTCGCCCGGGCTTTTTTCGATATCTGGCTGGATCCACGCACGCGCAGTCCCGAGTTGCGTGAGCAGTTGTTGGGTGTCGGCCGTTGACGATGTTTTGATCTTCTAGGTTGCAACGGAAACCTCTAAGCTGCGCCTTTTCCGACTTGTTTCTGGATGTGTGCGTGAAATTCAGCTTGCCCAAAATCGCCACCGCGCCGTTTTGCCCGCCGGAAGTCGCCGGCAGCGTCGCGGTGGATCCCAATGCCACATTCTTTAAACGCGTGCTGCGTTTCGCCGGCCCCGGCTTGCTGGTCTCGATCGGCTACATGGACCCCGGCAACTGGGCGACCGCCATCGAGGCCGGTTCGCGTTTTGGTTACAGCCTGTTATTTGTAGTGTTGGTGGCGAGTCTGGCGGGCATGGTGGTGCAATGCCTGTGTTCGCGGCTTGGCATCGCCACGGGCCGCGATCTCGCGCAATTGTCCCGCGAGCGCTACAGCACGCCGACCGCACGTCTGCAATGGCTGTTGGCAGAGATTTCGATCATTGCCACCGACCTGGCCGAAGTACTCGGCTGCGCGCTGGCGTTTCACTTGTTGCTCGGTTGTTCGCTGACCTTCGGCATTGCCCTGACGGCGTTCGATACGCTCTTGGTGCTGGCTCTGCAGAATCGCGGGTTTCGCCGTCTCGAGGCAATCATGCTGGTGCTGGTCGCGACCATCGGCGTGTGCTTTTTCGTTGAACTGGTGCTGATCAAACCGTATTGGCCGGACGTGTTTGGCGGTTTCAAACCCTCATTGTCGGCGCTCAGCGACGCCGCGCCGTTGTACCTGGCCATCGGCATTCTCGGTGCGACCGTCATGCCGCATAACCTGTATCTGCACACCTCGATCGTGCAAACGCGAATGATCGGCAAGGATCTGGCGAGCAAGCAGGACGCGGTGAAGCTGGCGCGCATCGACACCATCGGTTCGTTGGCGCTGGCGCTGCTGGTCAATGCGGCGATCCTGATTCTCGCGGCGGCAGCGTTTCATCAGTCCGGGCATACCGATGTCGTTGACATCCAGGATGCCTATCACTTGCTTGATCCGCTGGTCGGTGGTGCGCTGGCCAGTGTGCTGTTCGGGGTGGCGCTGCTTGCTTCGGGGCAGAGTTCGACGTTCACCGGGACCATCGCCGGGCAGGTGATCATGGAAGGTTATCTAAACCTGCGGATCCCGTGCTGGCAACGGCGCTTGATCACCCGCGGGCTGGCGTTGATCCCGGCATTCCTCGGCGTGTGGCTGATGGGCAATAACGCGGTCGGCAAGCTATTGGTGTTGAGTCAGGTGGTGCTGAGTCTGCAGTTGCCGTTCGCGCTGTATCCGCTGATTCGCATGACCAATGACCAACAGCTGATGGGGCCGTTTGTGAATCGTTTGCCGACGCGGGTGTTGGCTTGGGGATTGTTTGGGGTGATCAGCGGGGCGAATGCGTGGCTGATTGTGCAATGGGCTGGCTGAGTTTTGATGTTGTTCGGGCTGGCCTCATCGCTAGCAGGGCTAGCTCCCACAAGGGATTTGTGAACCCGATCCACTGTGGGAGCTAGCCCTGCTAGCGATGGGGCCAGTCCATTCAAAGCAGATTTTCAATGAGCAAAAAACACCCGGTGCAACGCAAGTCGCACCGGGTTTTTTGTTGCCAGCAATCAGCGGATGTCGTGGATCCGCCGCCTGCCGTTGAACCTTTTGTTTAACCGCGTTCCAGCGCCAGCGCGACACCCTGACCGCCGCCAATGCACAGGGTCGCCAGACCTTTCTTCGCATCGCGCTTGATCATTTCGTGCAGCAGCGTTACCAGAACGCGGCAGCCCGAGGCGCCGATCGGGTGACCGAGGGCGATGGCGCCGCCGTTGACGTTGACCTTGTCCAGATCCCATTGCAGATCCTTGGCCACTGCCAGTGATTGCGCCGCAAAGGCTTCGTTGGCTTCGATCAGGTCGAGTTGAGCGATATCCCAGCCAGCCTTTTCCAGGCAGCGGCGGGTCGCCGACACCGGGCCGATGCCCATGATCGCCGGGTCGACACCGGCATTGGCGTAAGCGGCGATTTTCGCCAGTACTGGCAAACCGAGGGCCTTGGCTTTTTCCGCGCTCATCAGGATCACTGCGGCAGCGCCATCGTTCAGCGACGACGCGTTGCCGGCGGTGACACTGCCGTCCTTTTTGAACGCAGCGCGCAGTTTCGCCAGAGACTCGGCGGTGGTGTCGCCGCGTGGCTGCTCGTCGACTTTGAACGCGAGCGGATCGCCCTTGCGCTGCGGAATCAGGATCGGAGTGATTTCATCGGCGAAGCGACCGGCTTCAATAGCCGCCGCAGCTTTTTGCTGGGAAGCGGCGGCAAAGGCGTCCTGCTGTTCGCGACTGATCTGGTATTTGTCGACCAGATTTTCCGCGGTGATGCCCATGTGGTAATCGTTGAACGCATCCCACAGGCCATCGCTGATCATGGTGTCGACGATTTGTGCGTGGCCCATGCGCAGACCGGTGCGTGCGCCCGGCATGACGTAGTTGGCCAGGCTCATGTTTTCCTGACCACCGGCGATGATCACATCTGCGTCGCCGCAGCGGATGGCCTGCGCGCCGAGGTGCAACGCCTTGAGACCCGAGCCACAGACTTTGTTCAGGGTCATTGCCGGTACCGCGTAGGGCAGGCCGGCCTTGATCGCCGCCTGACGCGCCGGGTTTTGCCCCGCGCCGGCGGTCAGCACCTGGCCCATGATCACTTCATCGACCTGTGCACCGTCCAGTCCGGTCTGCTCAAGCAACTGGCGAATCACCGCCGCGCCCAGATCCACCGCAGAAACGCTTGCCAGGGAGCCCTGAAAACTGCCGATCGCGGTACGCGTGGCGGCAACAATGACGACGTCTTGCATGTTTGAATTCCTCACTCGGCAGCGAACTGCATTTCCGGTACGTGATCCGGGACGATCAGTTTACCAGCGGTTTTGGCGACGATTTCCTCAATGCTGACGCCAGGTGCGCGTTCCTTGAGGACAAAAGCGCCATTTTCGATTTCCAGATAGGCGAGGTCGGTCAGCACGCGCTTGATGCAGCCAGCGCCGGTCAGCGGCAAGCTGCACTTGGATAACAGTTTGGACTCACCGTCCTTGGACGCGTGGGTCATGATGACGATGATGTTGTCGGCGCCAGCCACCAGATCCATCGCACCGCCCATGCCCTTGACCAGTTTGCCGGGGATCATCCATGAGGCGATGTTGCCTTCGACATCCACTTCGAACGCGCCGAGCACGGTCAGGTCGACGTGGCCGCCGCGGATCATCGCGAACGATTCGGCGGAGTTGAAAATCGACGCGCCAATGCGCGCGGTCACCGTTTGTTTGCCGGCGTTGATCATGTCGGCATCGATGGTTTCTTCTGTCGGAAAGGGGCCCATGCCGAGCAGGCCGTTTTCCGATTGCAGCATGACTTCCATGCCGTCGGGAATGTAGTTGGCGACCAGGGTCGGAATGCCGATGCCGAGGTTCACGTAGTAGCCGTCCTGCATTTCGCGGGCGACGCGCTGAGCCATTTGTTCGCGGGAAAGTGCCATGTCGTTATTCTCCGTCAGCCTGAATTATTTGCGGATGGTGCGCTGTTCGATGCGTTTTTCGAACGTGCCGCAAATGACCCGATCGACGAAGATGCCCGGGGTGTGGATCTGCGATGGATCGAGTTCGCCCGGCTCGACGATTTCTTCGACTTCGACCACGGTAATCTTGCCGGCAGTGGCGGCCAGCGGGTTGAAGTTCTGCGCGGTGTGACGGTAGATGACGTTGCCGAAGTGGTCGGCTTTCCAGCCTTTGACGATGGCGAAATCGCCGGTGATGGATTCTTCCATCAGATATTTGCGGCCCTTGAACTCCCGCACTTCCTTGCCCTCGGCCACCGGAGTGCCGACACCCGTGGCGGTGAAGAAGGCCGGAATACCGGCGCCGCCCGCGCGCATTTTCTCGGCAAGGGTGCCTTGCGGGGTCAGAACCACCTCGATTTCGCCTTTGAGCAATTGCTCTTCGAACAGCTTGTTCTCGCCAACGTAGGAGGCGATGACTTTGCTGATCTGCCGGTCACTGAGCAACACACCGAGGCCGAAACCGTCGACGCCACAGTTGTTGGAAACGACGGTAAGGTCGCGCGTGCCTTTGCGCTTGATCTCGGCGATCAGGTTTTCCGGAATGCCGCACAGGCCAAAACCGCCGGCAATGACGGTCATGCCGTCCTCGAGCCCGGCCATGGCTTCCTCATAGGAACTCACGCGTTTGTCGAAACCTGCCATATGCACCTCTTTTATTATTTGCGGGCGGCTGGCTAGCCGAATGATTGGAGTGTCTCGCCGGTAGATATATTTGTTAAGTTGATTTTTAAGGTCGATTGATTGATAAAGCTCAACAATGTTTCCCGAGATCCACTGTAGGAGCTGCTGAAGGCTGCGATCTTTTGATCTTAAAAAACAACATCAAAAGATCGCAGCCTTCGGCAGCTCCTACATCGGATCGTGGCGTTCGGCTTGCAGCTCAACGCTCATAGCTTACAACTGAAGCGAAGCGACCATGACCATCAAACAGATCCGCGCCTTTCTCGCGGTTGCCCAAAGCCTCAGTTTTGCCGTCGCTTGCGAACGGCTGCATCTGTCGCAATCGGCGCTGAGCCTGACCATCAAGGCCTTGGAAGAAGGGCTGGGCGGGCGCTTGTTCAGCCGCAACACGCGCAACGTGGCGTTGACCCCGGAAGGTGAATCGCTGTTGCCGCTGGCCCGGCGCCTGATCGCCGATTGGGACAATGCCGAAGACGAAATGCGCCAGCGCTTCAGCCTGCAACGCGGCCGGGTGACGCTGGCGGCGATGCCCTCGTTTGCCGGCAATCTGCTGCCGCCGATCCTGAAGACTTTTCGCGCCCGTTATCCGAACGTCAACGTCACGGTCAACGACGTGATCAACGAGCAAGTATTGGAAATGGTCCGCGATCGTCAGGTCGAACTCGGGGTAGCGTTTGAACCGATGCAGAGCACCTCGATGTCGTTCACGCCGTTGTATATCGATCGCTTTGTCGCGGTGGTGCCCAAGGAATCGCCGCTGGCCGAGCGCAGCGAGATCGACTGGCAGGTCTTGTTGCAGGAGCCGTTCATTACCCTGCAGCGACCATCGACAGTGCGGGTCATGCTTGAAGAGCATTTGCAGGCGCGCGGCATGAAGTTGCCGGTGGAGTTTGAAAGTCATCAATTAGCCACGGTTGGCAGGATGGTTGCCAGCGGACTGGGCGTCAGTGCGGTGCCTGCGTTGTGCGCCGGGCAGATGCTCGAGCTGGGCGCGCACTGCCTGACGTTGAACGACTCGGTGGAGCGAGCCATCGGCGTGCTGACTGAACCGGGCAATGAATTGTCGGCAGCGGCGCAGGCGTTGTTCGATATCCTCAAGGCAGAAGATTTGGGGCGACTGTGAGATTTACCCCCTCACCCCAACCCTCTCCCCCAAGGGGGCGAGGGGGAAGGGAGCTGATCGAGGGGTTCCCAGATTCTGTGTTCGACTCAGAATTTTCATGTCGCAGTATTTAGACCCGCCCCCTCACCCTAGCCCTTTCCCTTGGGAGAGGGCTAGGGTGAGGGGCTACGTTCAAGTCGAACACATCGCCCGGGCACTCAGCGTCCCAACTCCCCAAACAACAACGGCAAAACCTGCTCACAAGACGCTTCAATCTTCAAATCCAGCAAGTTATCCGCGCGCGTTTTGCCCAGGTTGATCGCGATCAACGGCTTGCCGCGATCCACGATCACTCGGCACAGGCGAAACGCCGAGTACGCCATCAACGACGAGCCGACCACCAGCATTCCAGCGGCATGCTCGGCGGCGTGCATCGCACGCGCGGCGGTGTGCGGCGCGACGTTTTCACCGAAAAACACCACGTCGGGTTTCAATCGCTCACCTGCGCAATAGGGGCAGTGGGGCACCTGAAAGCGCGCCTCAAATGCCGGGTCGAGCAGGGTGTCGCCATCCGGCGCCTGCACCGCATCAACGCCGGCCAGATAGGGGTTGTGCATTTCCATCAGACGCTGGATCGCATCGCGCTCGCTGCGCTCGCCACAATCCAGACACAGCACTCGATGCAAGCTGCCATGCAGTTCAATCGCGTCGTGGCTGCCGGCCTGATCGTGCAAGGTGTCGACATTCTGCGTGATCAAAGCGCCGATGCGCCCGTGGCGCTGCAACTCGGCCAGCGCTGCGTGCGCCGCGTTCGGCCGCGCTTGACGCACTCGCGGCCAGCCGAGCATGGCCCGAGCCCAATAACGCCGACGCGCTTCGGGAGCGGCGAGAAACTCCTGATACATCATCGGCTGTCGGCCGCGGCGAACGCCCTCGCTGTCGCGGTAATCCGGAATGCCTGAAGACGTGCTGATGCCGGCGCCGGTCAGCACCAGGAAATCGCCGGCGGCCATGGCTTGCTGCAGGGTGTCGAGATGCGCGCGGATCGGGCTGTCGAGCATGGCAGACGCTCCGAAAAGGATGGTGCCCGCAGATTAGCATGGCGTTCCAAACCCCTGTAGGAGCTGCGGCACGCTGCGATCCTTTGATCTTGGGTTTGAAAATCAAAAGATCGCAGCGTGCCGCAGCTCCTACAGATTGGGGTCCGATCAGGAAGGTTGAGTTCAGCGCAAAAAGATCGCAGCGCATCAGGGCCGATCAGGCTGGTTCAGTTCAGCGCAAAAAGACCGCAGCGGATCAGGTTCGATCAGGCAGCTTGAGTTCTGCGCACAGGCCGCCGCCCTCGCGGTTGCTCAGGGTCAGCGATCCGCCGAGCGCCATCGCCAGTTGCTGGGCGATCGCCAATCCCAGTCCGGTGCCGCCGGTGTTGCGGTTGCGCGAATTCTCGACGCGGTAGAACGGCTCCATCACCTGCGCCAGTTCGGCGTCGGCAATGCCCGGGCCGCGATCAAGAACTTTGACGGACAGGCCGCTGCCGTTCGCCTCCACCTGCAATTGCGCGGCGCCGGAAAATTTCAGCGCGTTGTCGGTCAGGTTCACCAACACCCGGCGCAGCGCCTGCGGTCGGGTGTCGATGACGGCTTTGCTTTTGCCGTTGAGTTGCACGTCTTTGCCGATGTCCTGATAGTCGAATACCAGGCTGTCGAGGAACGAGTCGAGATCGGTGCGGCGGCTTTCTTCGGTGGCGCCGTGAATGCTGCGGGCGTAGGCCACACCTTCGCGCACCAAGTGCTCGATCTCGCCGAGATCGCTGCTCAATTTGTCTTTTTCAACCGAGTCGTCCATGAACTCCGCGCGCAGTTTCATGCGCGTGATCGGCGTTTGCAGGTCATGGGAAATGGCCGCGAGCAACTGCATGCGTTCTTTCAGATAAGCAGCGATGCGCGTTTGCATGGCGTTGAACGCCCGCGCCGCATGCACCACTTCGGTCGGGCCGTGTTCGTCGAGTTTGATCGGATGTGCGTTGGGATCGAGGGTTTCCACCGCATTCGCAAGACGGGTCAGCGGGCGGATGGCGATGCGCACGGCGAGCCAGGTGCAGAGCACCAGCAGCGCCAATTGGCCGAGCAATACCACGGGCAACCACGGCGACAGGGGCACCATCGCCGGACGTATATCGATGGTCACCGGGCTGCCGTCGCTCAGGCGCAGATGGCCCTGAAAATGCCTTCTCGGCCCGCCGGGCACCTCAGTAAAGATCACCGGGTAGGTGTCGCCGATGGCGGCGGTAATCGATGCGATGGCAACGGACTCGTCACCAGACGTGACCGGCATGCCCGGTTCGCCTTCATTGAGCAGATATTGATAATTGCGCCGCGCCAGACGCGGCAGCCAGGTCGGACGCTCGTCGGCCGGCAGACGATCAAGAATCGCCATCGAAGTCGAAACATCCGTCTCGAGATTGCCGAGCATGGTGCTTTTCGCACTTTGATAGCGCTCGTAATACTGCGCGCCAAACGACAGGCCCTGGGCGAGGATCAGCCCGATGAGGAAAATCAGCGACAGGCGCGAGGCGAGGGTGCGCGGCCATTGCAGTTTGAGTGTCATGCCGGCGCCCCAAGCAACTCGACCGGCAGCGAAAACACATAGCCTTCACTGCGCACGGTCTTGATGTAGGCCGGCTCGCGGGCATCGTCGAGCAGGCGTTGGCGCAAGCGGCTGACCAGCAGATCAATGGAACGGTCGAACAGATCGGCCTCGCGGCCTTGAGTCAAATTGAGCAATTGCTCGCGGCTGAGCACCCGTTGCGGATGGTCGAGAAACACCCGCAGCAAGCGGTATTCAGCGCCGCTGAGGGCAACCATGGTGCCGTCGCTGTCGAGCAGATGGCGCGCCGAGGTGTCCAGCTGCCAGCGACCGAAGGCCAGCAACCGGCCGGCTTCCGTGACTACCAGATTCGGCGGCAACATGCGCGTGCGGCGCAATACCGCGTTGATCCGCGCGAGCAATTCGCGGGCGGCGAAGGGTTTGGTCAGGTAGTCATCGGCGCCCATTTCCAGACCGATGATGCGGTCAGTTTCATCGTTGCGCGCGGTGAGCATCAGCACCGGCGTGGCCTTGTGCTTGCCCACCCGCAGTTCGCGGCACAGCTGCAGGCCGTCGTCGCCGGGCATCATGATGTCGAGCACAATCAGGTCGACGGTGTTGGCGTCGAGGAAACTGCGCATTTGCCGGCCATCGGCAACCACGGTCGTGCGCAAGCCGTTTTTCTTCAGGTAATTACCTACCAGTTCACGGATCTCGCGGTCGTCGTCGACGATGAGAATGTGATCGACATGTTCCATCGTTCAAGCCTCTGTCTAAAGGGGAATGCCGTGCAGTCTATAGCGCCGTTGACCGCACGCCTGCCTGCCTTTGTATTGCAGTGTATCTGCCGCGTAGACGGATACACGCAGACGCAAAAACGCGATTTCTTCTGGCTTTTGTATCGCTGTGTATCTACAGGGCGCGCAGATACACAGCGATTGATTCTCGTCCTTTCCTGACACAGACGCGATACCTCAAGGGCCTCAAATAGGCTCCATCGAGGCCCACACAGATCGCCTCGGCTCAAAACCCACTGAAGCCTTGAGGACACCACCATGACCAACAAATCCGTAATCGCCGCTTGCCTGTTCGCCGCTCTGAACATCTGCACCCTGTCAGCGCACGCCGAAGCCGATGTCAGCCGGCAGACCTACAGCTACGGCACGCATCTGGATATCAAGAAAGTCATCTCGATGACCGAGGACGACTCGGTGGTCTGCGGCATCACCCAGGCGCGCATGGTTTACCTCGATTCGGCCGGCAAAACCCGCGAACTGGATTACAGCAAATTCGCCGACGGCTGCAACAACCAGAACTGAGTCTTCCCTAACTTTCTGCAAGGAGTTTTGCCATGAACAATGTCTCGCGCTTTCTGACCGCATTTGCCTTTTCCTTCGCCGGTGTGGCCGCCCACGCCGACAGTTCCGTCGAAACCGGTAGTTGCGGCAGCAGCACCTGCTTCCAGCTGACGACCGTGGCGAAGGAGGGCAGCGACGCACTGATCGCCGCCGACGGCTCCAGCCGCACGCCGCAGGGGCAGATGGTTGCAGCTGACGGCTCCAGCCGCACGCCGCAGGGGCAGATGGTTGCCGCCGACGGCTCCAGCCGCACGCCACAGGGCCAGCTCGTTGCGGAAAACGGTGCCAGTCGCACCCCTCAAGGGCAATGGCTGGACGATCAGAACGCATGAGCCACGGCGTCGAAAAAACTCGGTAGCGAGGGCGCGATTGGCCTCGCTACCCGGTTGAGTGCCCAGCCTCTTTTTCAAGGTGACCCCCTATGTACCTCATCGCGTTTCTCGGCGGTCTGCTGACCGTTCTCAGTCCCTGCATCCTGCCGGTGGTGCCATTTCTGTTCGCTGGCGCCAACCGCACCCGAACTTCGATCTTCCTGACGCTGGGCGGCATGGCGCTGACCTTTGCATTGATCTCCAGCCTCGCCGTGGTCAGCAGCGAGTGGGTCATTCAGGCCAGCAACACCGGTCGCCATGTGGCGCTGATCGTCATGGCGCTGTTTGCCTTGTCGCTGATCTCGGCCCGTGTCGGTGACTGGCTGACCCGGCCCTTGGTGGCGCTGGGCAACCGTCTCGACCAGAACACCCGCAAACGCGCAGGGCCCTTGGGCCCGATCATGCTTGGCGTGGCTACCGGTCTGCTCTGGGCACCCTGCGCCGGACCGATTCTCGGGGTGATTCTGACTGGCGCAATGCTGCAAGGCGCCAACGCGCAGACCAGTTTGTTGCTGTTGGCGTATGGCGCCGGCAGTGC
This window of the Pseudomonas fluorescens genome carries:
- a CDS encoding chalcone isomerase family protein gives rise to the protein MNRTRKVMRGCCGIGLWALLLTPTWANWQDAVPGAQIIGSGDFSVFGFDVYNARLWSAARPLAEDQPFALELIYRRRITREDLVQASVDEIKRLGGTKVSPAQLAGWQQQMRQSFVDVQAGTRITGVYLPGQGARFFVGQQLQHEIDDPQFARAFFDIWLDPRTRSPELREQLLGVGR
- a CDS encoding Nramp family divalent metal transporter gives rise to the protein MKFSLPKIATAPFCPPEVAGSVAVDPNATFFKRVLRFAGPGLLVSIGYMDPGNWATAIEAGSRFGYSLLFVVLVASLAGMVVQCLCSRLGIATGRDLAQLSRERYSTPTARLQWLLAEISIIATDLAEVLGCALAFHLLLGCSLTFGIALTAFDTLLVLALQNRGFRRLEAIMLVLVATIGVCFFVELVLIKPYWPDVFGGFKPSLSALSDAAPLYLAIGILGATVMPHNLYLHTSIVQTRMIGKDLASKQDAVKLARIDTIGSLALALLVNAAILILAAAAFHQSGHTDVVDIQDAYHLLDPLVGGALASVLFGVALLASGQSSTFTGTIAGQVIMEGYLNLRIPCWQRRLITRGLALIPAFLGVWLMGNNAVGKLLVLSQVVLSLQLPFALYPLIRMTNDQQLMGPFVNRLPTRVLAWGLFGVISGANAWLIVQWAG
- a CDS encoding acetyl-CoA C-acetyltransferase gives rise to the protein MQDVVIVAATRTAIGSFQGSLASVSAVDLGAAVIRQLLEQTGLDGAQVDEVIMGQVLTAGAGQNPARQAAIKAGLPYAVPAMTLNKVCGSGLKALHLGAQAIRCGDADVIIAGGQENMSLANYVMPGARTGLRMGHAQIVDTMISDGLWDAFNDYHMGITAENLVDKYQISREQQDAFAAASQQKAAAAIEAGRFADEITPILIPQRKGDPLAFKVDEQPRGDTTAESLAKLRAAFKKDGSVTAGNASSLNDGAAAVILMSAEKAKALGLPVLAKIAAYANAGVDPAIMGIGPVSATRRCLEKAGWDIAQLDLIEANEAFAAQSLAVAKDLQWDLDKVNVNGGAIALGHPIGASGCRVLVTLLHEMIKRDAKKGLATLCIGGGQGVALALERG
- a CDS encoding CoA transferase subunit B; the encoded protein is MALSREQMAQRVAREMQDGYYVNLGIGIPTLVANYIPDGMEVMLQSENGLLGMGPFPTEETIDADMINAGKQTVTARIGASIFNSAESFAMIRGGHVDLTVLGAFEVDVEGNIASWMIPGKLVKGMGGAMDLVAGADNIIVIMTHASKDGESKLLSKCSLPLTGAGCIKRVLTDLAYLEIENGAFVLKERAPGVSIEEIVAKTAGKLIVPDHVPEMQFAAE
- a CDS encoding CoA transferase subunit A translates to MAGFDKRVSSYEEAMAGLEDGMTVIAGGFGLCGIPENLIAEIKRKGTRDLTVVSNNCGVDGFGLGVLLSDRQISKVIASYVGENKLFEEQLLKGEIEVVLTPQGTLAEKMRAGGAGIPAFFTATGVGTPVAEGKEVREFKGRKYLMEESITGDFAIVKGWKADHFGNVIYRHTAQNFNPLAATAGKITVVEVEEIVEPGELDPSQIHTPGIFVDRVICGTFEKRIEQRTIRK
- a CDS encoding LysR family transcriptional regulator; protein product: MTIKQIRAFLAVAQSLSFAVACERLHLSQSALSLTIKALEEGLGGRLFSRNTRNVALTPEGESLLPLARRLIADWDNAEDEMRQRFSLQRGRVTLAAMPSFAGNLLPPILKTFRARYPNVNVTVNDVINEQVLEMVRDRQVELGVAFEPMQSTSMSFTPLYIDRFVAVVPKESPLAERSEIDWQVLLQEPFITLQRPSTVRVMLEEHLQARGMKLPVEFESHQLATVGRMVASGLGVSAVPALCAGQMLELGAHCLTLNDSVERAIGVLTEPGNELSAAAQALFDILKAEDLGRL
- a CDS encoding NAD-dependent protein deacetylase gives rise to the protein MLDSPIRAHLDTLQQAMAAGDFLVLTGAGISTSSGIPDYRDSEGVRRGRQPMMYQEFLAAPEARRRYWARAMLGWPRVRQARPNAAHAALAELQRHGRIGALITQNVDTLHDQAGSHDAIELHGSLHRVLCLDCGERSERDAIQRLMEMHNPYLAGVDAVQAPDGDTLLDPAFEARFQVPHCPYCAGERLKPDVVFFGENVAPHTAARAMHAAEHAAGMLVVGSSLMAYSAFRLCRVIVDRGKPLIAINLGKTRADNLLDLKIEASCEQVLPLLFGELGR
- a CDS encoding sensor histidine kinase encodes the protein MTLKLQWPRTLASRLSLIFLIGLILAQGLSFGAQYYERYQSAKSTMLGNLETDVSTSMAILDRLPADERPTWLPRLARRNYQYLLNEGEPGMPVTSGDESVAIASITAAIGDTYPVIFTEVPGGPRRHFQGHLRLSDGSPVTIDIRPAMVPLSPWLPVVLLGQLALLVLCTWLAVRIAIRPLTRLANAVETLDPNAHPIKLDEHGPTEVVHAARAFNAMQTRIAAYLKERMQLLAAISHDLQTPITRMKLRAEFMDDSVEKDKLSSDLGEIEHLVREGVAYARSIHGATEESRRTDLDSFLDSLVFDYQDIGKDVQLNGKSKAVIDTRPQALRRVLVNLTDNALKFSGAAQLQVEANGSGLSVKVLDRGPGIADAELAQVMEPFYRVENSRNRNTGGTGLGLAIAQQLAMALGGSLTLSNREGGGLCAELKLPDRT
- a CDS encoding response regulator yields the protein MEHVDHILIVDDDREIRELVGNYLKKNGLRTTVVADGRQMRSFLDANTVDLIVLDIMMPGDDGLQLCRELRVGKHKATPVLMLTARNDETDRIIGLEMGADDYLTKPFAARELLARINAVLRRTRMLPPNLVVTEAGRLLAFGRWQLDTSARHLLDSDGTMVALSGAEYRLLRVFLDHPQRVLSREQLLNLTQGREADLFDRSIDLLVSRLRQRLLDDAREPAYIKTVRSEGYVFSLPVELLGAPA
- a CDS encoding DUF2790 domain-containing protein; this translates as MTNKSVIAACLFAALNICTLSAHAEADVSRQTYSYGTHLDIKKVISMTEDDSVVCGITQARMVYLDSAGKTRELDYSKFADGCNNQN